Proteins found in one Aspergillus chevalieri M1 DNA, chromosome 2, nearly complete sequence genomic segment:
- a CDS encoding uncharacterized protein (COG:S;~EggNog:ENOG410PQ99) codes for MSSSILHRCPSCGQITDISTSLAAFIENPHCSQCGLSASESSLKLQEDLAALFDRQMSMGTVEVPETPEPSLPASPTSSSQPSPITYSVSQHYHHSSHVARQTQVVGTEEQQSFGTYSAPTATDTSNILRSYDIDPFTLSPRQIELFEGAIPEQKSRLIQMWQICPDTAERGPATGACFLNYQYQYHVNTFVEDHGMDGMAQDEDEDEDGQQYAEPYMASGYEALAQRDYELSGRKSYQTSLPSEPTTGAPYRLASDPIYESKRWWEHTNPQPMERQHGAFEQPQHSMV; via the exons ATGTCTTCATCTATTTTGCACCGATGTCCATCATGTGGACAGATAACCGACATATCCACGTCGCTTGCTGCCTTCATCGAGAATCCCCATTGTAGCCAG TGTGGACTATCAGCGTCTGAAAGTAGCCTAAAACTGCAAGAAGACCTCGCTGCGCTCTTCGACAGACAAATGAGCATGGGGACCGTAGAGGTTCCGGAAACCCCAGAGCCTTCTTTGCCTGCTTCGCCtacttcttcttcccagcCATCTCCCATTACATACAGCGTCAGCCAGCACTACCATCATTCCTCGCATGTAGCGCGACAGACCCAGGTGGTCGGAACTGAAGAGCAACAGTCATTTGGTACATATTCAGCCCCAACGGCAACTGATACGAGTAATATACTGAGAAGTTATGATATTGACCCATTCACGCTATCCCCAAGGCAAATTGAATTGTTTGAGGGCGCCATACCGGAACAGAAGTCACGCTTGATTCAAATGTGGCAGATTTGCCCAGATACAGCGGAAAGAGGCCCAGCAACAGGGGCATGCTTTCTCAATTACCAATATCAATACCATGTCAATACTTTCGTGGAGGATCATGGCATGGATGGCATGGCGcaggacgaggatgaagacgaagatggaCAGCAGTATGCAGAGCCATACATGGCTTCGGGATATGAAGCCCTAGCCCAGCGTGACTACGAACTCTCTGGGCGAAAGAGTTACCAGACATCTCTACCAAGCGAACCCACGACTGGTGCTCCCTATAGACTTGCGAGTGATCCAATTTACGAGAGCAAGCGATGGTGGGAGCATACAAACCCGCAGCCAATGGAGCGCCAACACGGCGCATTTGAGCAGCCCCAGCATTCCATGGTCTAG
- a CDS encoding mating alpha-pheromone PpgA (COG:S;~EggNog:ENOG410Q2WH;~SECRETED:SignalP(1-19)) produces the protein MKFTLTALAAMIAATVVHAAAIPGDGDWCGLPGQHCGQMKRAVSGASEVKRSADALAEAIKEMPKLHIPGWCALPGQICSKFKRAVEAADDVKRSADALAEAAAALESH, from the coding sequence ATGAAGTTCACCCTCACTGCTCTGGCTGCCATGATTGCTGCCACCGTCGTCCATGCTGCCGCTATTCCTGGCGATGGCGATTGGTGTGGGTTGCCTGGACAGCATTGCGGGCAGATGAAGCGTGCTGTCTCTGGCGCCTCTGAGGTCAAGCGCTCTGCTGATGCCCTTGCCGAGGCCATTAAAGAGATGCCGAAACTTCATATCCCGGGCTGGTGTGCTCTCCCTGGCCAGATCTGCAGCAAGTTCAAGCGCGCTGTCGAGGCTGCTGACGATGTCAAGCGCTCTGCCGACGCCCTCGCGGAGGCTGCGGCCGCTCTTGAATCTCACTAG
- a CDS encoding proteasome core particle subunit alpha 7 (BUSCO:EOG092644WX;~COG:O;~EggNog:ENOG410PGK8;~InterPro:IPR029055,IPR001353,IPR023332,IPR037555, IPR000426;~MEROPS:MER0000553;~PFAM:PF00227,PF10584;~go_component: GO:0005839 - proteasome core complex [Evidence IEA];~go_component: GO:0019773 - proteasome core complex, alpha-subunit complex [Evidence IEA];~go_process: GO:0006511 - ubiquitin-dependent protein catabolic process [Evidence IEA];~go_process: GO:0051603 - proteolysis involved in cellular protein catabolic process [Evidence IEA]) has translation MTSIGTGYDLSNSVFSPDGRNFQVEYAAKAVENGGTAIGIRCKDGVVLAVEKIITSKLLKPGANKKIATVDRHVGIVSAGLNPDGRHFVARARDEASSWRNVYKAPVPTSALANRLGSYVQAFTLYSSVRPFGVTSIVGGWDSEGELAVDGQVGTGPKSGAGGKVEGAKAGGPGLYMIEPSGLYWGYYGAATGKGRQAAKAELEKLDLVSGNLSLVDAVKEAARIIYVAHEDSKDKDFELEMTWISSLDGPTKGRHEEVPKELFEEAENAAKKALEGEDDDEDEGAKGTANEGERMEE, from the exons ATG ACATCCATTGGTACTGGTTACGATCTTTCCAACTCCGTTTTCTCGCCAGATGGTCGGAATTTCCAG GTGGAATATGCAGCCAAGGCGGTCGAGAATGGAGGAACAGCTATCGGTATCAGATGTAAAGATGGTGTCGTGTTGGCTGTAGAGAAGATAATCACGAGCAAGCTTCTGAAACCGGGTGCGAACAAGAAGATAGCAACAGTGGATCGCCATGTTGGCATT GTATCAGCCGGACTCAACCCCGATGGTCGTCATTTCGTTGCCCGAGCCAGGGACGAAGCCTCGTCTTGGAGAAACGTATACAAGGCGCCCGTACCGACCTCGGCGCTTGCCAACCGCCTTGGAAGCTATGTTCAAGCCTTTACACTCTACTCTAGCGTGCGACCATTCGGCGTGACATCTATCGTTGGAGGCTGGGACTCCGAAGGTGAGTTGGCTGTTGACGGCCAAGTCGGAACTGGTCCAAAGTCGGGAGCCGGTGGAAAGGTCGAAGGTGCTAAGGCCGGTGGGCCTGGGCTATATATGATTGAACCCAGTGGGCTTTATTGG GGTTACTATGGCGCCGCCACCGGAAAGGGAAGGCAAGCCGCGAAAGCCGAACTTGAGAAATTAGACTTGGTTTCCGGTAACTTGAGCCTGGTCGATGCTGTCAAGGAAGCCGCTCGAATCATTTATGTCGCCCACGAAGATAGCAAGGACAAGGATTTTGAGCTGGAGATGACCTGGATTAGTTCTCTGGATGGTCCTACCAAGGGAAGACATGAGGAAGTGCCGAAAGAACTCTTCGAGGAAGCGGAGAATGCAGCAAAGAAAGCcttggaaggagaagatgatgacgaggacgagggtGCGAAGGGCACCGCCAATGAAGGTGAACGGATGGAGGAATGA
- the IDH1 gene encoding isocitrate dehydrogenase (NAD(+)) IDH1 (COG:E;~EggNog:ENOG410PFT1;~InterPro:IPR004434,IPR024084,IPR019818;~PFAM:PF00180;~go_function: GO:0000287 - magnesium ion binding [Evidence IEA];~go_function: GO:0004449 - isocitrate dehydrogenase (NAD+) activity [Evidence IEA];~go_function: GO:0016616 - oxidoreductase activity, acting on the CH-OH group of donors, NAD or NADP as acceptor [Evidence IEA];~go_function: GO:0051287 - NAD binding [Evidence IEA];~go_process: GO:0006099 - tricarboxylic acid cycle [Evidence IEA];~go_process: GO:0055114 - oxidation-reduction process [Evidence IEA]) has translation MFSLRTAQPAQSFLRRATASTSFVRSSIPARSFASVQSDIFKPTKYGGKYTVTLIPGDGIGAEVSESVKTIFKADNVPIEWEQVDVSGVDTGNKHSEELFKESIASLRRNKLGLKGILFTPVERSGHQSFNVALRQELDIYASIVLIKNIPGYETRHKDVDLCIIRENTEGEYSGLEHQSVQGVVESLKIITRAKSERIAKFAFGFALANNRKKVTCIHKANIMKLADGLFRSTFHKTAENYPTLEVNDMIVDNASMQAVSRPQQFDVMVMPNLYGGILSNVGAALVGGPGLVPGANMGRDVAVFEPGCRHVGLDIKGKDQANPSAMILSGSMLLRHLGLDDHANRISKAVYDVIGEGKTRTHDMGGQATTHEFTRAVLDKMETL, from the exons ATGTTCTCTTTGCGGACAGCGCAGCCCGCGCAG TCTTTTCTCCGTCGCGCTACGGCGTCGACGTCTTTCGTTCGCTCTTCGATCCCTGCGCGAT CGTTCGCCAGTGTCCAGTCCGACATCTTCAAGCCCACCAAGTATGGCGGCAAATACACCGTCACTCTCATTCCCG GTGATGGTATTGGTGCCGAGGTTTCCGAATCGGTGAAAACTATCTTCAAGGCCGACAATGTACCCATTGAGTGGGAACAGGTCGACGTCAGTGGTGTGGACACGGGCAACAAGCACTCGGAGGAGCTGTTCAAGGAATCTATTGCATCGCTTCGCCGCAACAAGCTGGGTCTGAAGGGTATCCTTTTCACCCCCGTCGAGCGTTCGGGTCACCAGTCGTTCAACGTGGCTCTGCGCCAAGAGCTCGATATCTATGCCTCGATTGTCTTGATCAAAAACATCCCCGGCTACGAAACTCGCCACAAGGATGTCGATCTTTGCATCATCCGTGAGAACACCGAGGGTGAATACTCTGGCCTTGAGCACCAGTCTGTTCAGGGTGTTGTTGAGTCGCTGAAGATCATCACCCGCGCCAAGTCCGAGCGTATCGCCAAGTTCGCTTTTGGATTTGCCCTTGCCAATAACCGCAAGAAGGTCACTTGCATCCACAAGGCCAACATTATGAAGCTTGCCGATGGTCTGTTCCGTAGCACCTTCCATAAGACTGCAGAGAATTACCCTACCCTGGAGGTCAACGACATGATTGTCGACAATGCTTCCATGCAAGCTGTCTCTCGGCCTCAGCAATTCGACGTCATGGTCATGCCTAACCTCTACGGTGGCATTCTCTCCAACGTCGGCGCTGCCCTTGTCGGTGGCCCGGGTTTGGTTCCTGGCGCCAACATGGGACGCGACGTCGCTGTCTTCGAGCCTGGATGCCGTCACGTTGGTCTGGACATCAAGGGTAAGGACCAGGCTAACCCCAGTGCTATGATCCTGTCCGGTTCCATGCTTCTCCGCCACCTCGGCTTGGACGACCACGCCAACCGTATCTCCAAGGCTGTGTACGACGTGATCGGTGAAGG CAAAACAAGGACTCACGACATGGGTGGCCAGGCCACCACTCATGAATTCACCAGAGCTGTCTTGGACAAGATGGAGACTCTGTAA
- a CDS encoding 18S rRNA methyltransferase BUD23 (BUSCO:EOG092646EZ;~COG:Q;~EggNog:ENOG410PGDN;~InterPro:IPR039769,IPR029063,IPR022238,IPR013216;~PFAM:PF13649,PF12589,PF08241;~go_function: GO:0008168 - methyltransferase activity [Evidence IEA];~go_function: GO:0016435 - rRNA (guanine) methyltransferase activity [Evidence IEA];~go_process: GO:0070476 - rRNA (guanine-N7)-methylation [Evidence IEA]), whose protein sequence is MSRPEDVLPPDLFYNDNESRKYTTSSRIRNIQSDMTHRALELLDLKSPSLILDLGCGSGLSGEILSSLPRQEGGPHTWIGMDISPSMLDVALQRDVEGDLLLADIGQGIPFRPGSFDAAISISAIQWLCNAETSDVSPEGRLRRFFEGLYACLRRGGRAVCQFYPKNDAQRSMISAAAMHAGFGAGILEDDPGTKNSKLYLVLTVGGGGLKGDITGVVQGMNEVDVLDARKSAMQNRTSSSKKGDRAWIMRKKDQMERKGKVVKATSRYTGRKRRPAF, encoded by the exons ATGTCGCGCCCTGAGGATGTCTT GCCCCCGGATCTCTTTTACAACGATAATGAATCGCGTAAATACACCACTTCCTCGCGTATCCGTAACATTCAATCCGACATGACCCATCGAGCCCTTGAGCTTCTCGATCTCAAATCTCCTTCTCTCATTCTTGACCTTGGATGCGGCTCGGGTCTTTCCGGTGAAATCCTTTCCAGCCTCCCCCGCCAAGAAGGGGGACCACACACCTGGATCGGTATGGACATCTCGCCCAGTATGCTGGACGTGGCTCTACAACGAGACGTGGAAGGCGATTTGCTCCTTGCAGATATCGGCCAGGGTATACCGTTCCGACCTGGTTCCTTCGATGCGGCCATCAGTATTAGTGCAATCcagtggctttgcaatgCGGAAACCAGTGATGTGAGCCCTGAAGGCCGTCTCCGCCGCTTCTTCGAGGGTCTCTATGCCTGTCTTCGTCGAGGTGGACGTGCTGTGTGCCAATTctatcccaaaaatgacgcTCAACGGAGCATGATCAGTGCCGCTGCTATGCATGCTGGCTTCGGTGCCGGTATCCTGGAAGACGATCCGGGAACGAAAAACAGTAAATTGTATCTTGTGCTGACagttggcggtggtggcttGAAGGGTGACATAACGGGTGTTGTTCAAGGCATGAATGAGGTTGATGTCCTGGACGCCAGAAAGAGCGCCATGCAAAATAGGACATCGTCATCGAAGAAAGGTGACAGAGCTTGGATCATGCGCAAgaaggaccagatggaacgAAAAGGCAAGGTTGTGAAAGCGACCTCGAGGTACACCGGCAGAAAGAGGCGACCAGCATTCTGA